From one Rhineura floridana isolate rRhiFlo1 chromosome 4, rRhiFlo1.hap2, whole genome shotgun sequence genomic stretch:
- the LCA5 gene encoding lebercilin gives MGERGRSLDSGHNRKSDSDKSSNSYYSDDDSSRASDHSPTISTQSVNTGEKSNKAQNLKSLPHYQGTKQIASKYAPSKRGIRWGFRSQSLNRESPAKDISLVTKRVLSARLLKINELRNELTELHVKLDELQKENRVLKRLQYRHEKALHKFEDTENEISQLLARHNDEMRILRERLRKSQEREQITERKLRASEEELYKAKSNLQKLRRLAEDRHLPERDELAKKLALAENRLDDTEKRIKDLEKNLDLSNSSFQRQLHSEKKKLCEAQEENKVLQEEVQRLSQKLKEKERELDAKNIYANRKLKPSPKKDVDIAPRKKAADKNTKREVQITKGVQTTGYISPVEFPLPPDFISDETPEEKEDDAHLRMEQAVKDWKEQAEHFKEEQSREREERLKSDQELQALEERAKKLRDEWEKEESERKKKENTLLLGKEEKVKMETEVYSLENGMQNNGRIEEERRKEILLTKMYEIDRETQINTKVASQEHTLEMVTIPYSLEKNKRPFQCSETTEKLFNGFLEYDQHSSMVTKGEIQKWQNTEATCSSNDLTFGSYVPSFGKVSGRPSWLNQKSDFLDEPTKEDVGLNTKREKKSSLMEQLFGSNANTITAPKKNDLGPFGQDSGTNDGFQDKGSTVKVKEDSDLFFSEGKNFNPKRHRLQHTANRPAVKALDFLEDEIEEVLLQ, from the exons ATGGGTGAAAGAGGAAGGAGTCTTGATTCTGGACATAACAGAAAATCAGACAGTGATAAAAGCAGTAATTCTTACTATTCTGATGACGATTCATCTCGTGCCTCTGATCACTCACCAACAATAAGCACTCAATCTGTAAACACTGGAGAAAAAAGTAATAAAGCACAGAATTTGAAAAGCCTTCCACATTACCAAG GCACTAAGCAAATTGCCTCTAAATACGCACCCAGCAAAAGAGGGATCCGCTGGGGTTTTCGCTCCCAGAGTCTCAACAGGGAGTCTCCTGCCAAAGATATCAGTCTAGTTACAAAAAGAGTCCTTTCTGCTAGGTTGCTGAAAATCAATGAGCTTCGTAATGAGCTAACAGAACTGCATGTCAAGCTTGATGAGCTGCAGAAAGAAAACAGGGTACTCAAGCGGCTTCAATACAGACATGAGAAAGCTCTCCATAAGTTTGAAGACACAGAAAATGAAATCTCTCAACTCCTGGCACGGCATAATGATGAGATGAGAATATTGAGGGAGCGCTTAAGAAAATCACAAGAAAGAGAACAAATAACAGAGCGAAAGCTGAGGGCTTCAGAGGAGGAGCTGTACAAGGCCAAAAGTAACTTACAAAAATTGAGAAGACTTGCTGAAGACAGGCACCTCCCTGAACGTGATGAGCTGGCTAAGAAGTTAGCATTAGCagaaaacaggctggatgacactGAGAAGAGAATTAAG GACTTGGAGAAGAACCTTGACCTTAGTAATAGTAGTTTCCAAAGACAATTGCATTCTGAGAAAAAGAAATTATGTGAAGCTCAGGAAGAAAACAAAGTTCTCCAAGAGGAAGTCCAACGGCTAAGTCAAAAATTAAAG gaaaaagaaagagaactagatgcaaaaaatatatatgctAATCGAAAGTTAAAACCTTCACCCAAAAAAGATGTTGATATTGCACCAAGAAAAAAAG CAGCTGATAAGAATACTAAAAGAGAAGTACAGATAACAAAAGGAGTACAGACCACTGGATACATTTCTCCAGTAGAATTTCCTTTACCACCAGACTTCATTTCTGATGAAACACCAGAGGAAAAGGAAGATGATGCACATCTCAGAATG gAACAGGCAGTTAAAGACTGGAAAGAACAAGCAGAACATTTCAAGGAAGAACAGAgcagagaaagagaagagagaCTAAAAAGTGACCAAGAGCTGCAAGCATTGGAAGAGAGAGCCAAAAAACTAAGAGATG AATGGGAGAAGGAGGAAtctgagagaaagaagaaggaaaatACTCTTTTGctgggaaaagaagaaaaagtaaagaTGGAAACAGAAGTATATAGCTTAGAAAATGGGATGCAAAATAATGGAAGAATAGAAGAGGAAAGACGGAAGGAAATTCTGCTTACTAAGATGTATGAAATTGACAGAGAAACCCAAATCAATACAAAGGTTGCTTCCCAAGAGCACACTTTGGAGATGGTAACTATACCTTATTCCTTGGAAAAAAATAAGAGACCATTCCAGTGCTCGGAAACAACTGAGAAATTATTCAACGGTTTTCTGGAATATGATCAGCACAGTAGTATGGTTACAAAAGGAGAAATCCAGAAATGGCAAAATACAGAGGCCACATGTTCAAGCAATGATTTAACATTTGGTAGCTATGTACCTTCTTTTGGGAAAGTGTCAGGGAGGCCGAGCTGGCTTAATCAAAAAAGTGACTTCCTCGATGAACCCACTAAGGAAGATGTAGGGCTCAACACTAAGCGAGAGAAAAAGTCCAGTTTAATGGAGCAGCTGTTTGGAAGCAATGCCAACACTATCACTGCACCTAAGAAAAATGATTTGGGTCCTTTTGGACAAGACAGTGGTACAAATGATGGTTTTCAGGATAAAGGTTCCACAGTCAAAGTAAAAGAGGACAGTGATCTGTTCTTTAGTGAAGGAAAGAACTTTAACCCGAAAAGGCACCGATTGCAGCACACCGCAAATAGACCCGCAGTTAAGGCTCTTGATTTCTTGGAAGATGAAATTGAGGAAGTTCTATTGCAGTGA